A DNA window from Elephas maximus indicus isolate mEleMax1 chromosome 17, mEleMax1 primary haplotype, whole genome shotgun sequence contains the following coding sequences:
- the LOC126061156 gene encoding olfactory receptor 8B12-like encodes MTTKNSSVTEFILSGLMDQPGLQIPLFFLFLCFYVITVVWNLGLITLIGLNSHLHTPMYFFLFNLSLIDFCYSTTITPKMLMSFVLKKNIILHAGCMTQLFFLCFFVISESFILSAMAYDRYVAICKPLVYTVMMSPQVCFLLLLGVYVMGCSGAMAHTGSIVSLTFCADNLVNHFMCDIFPVLELSCNSTYVNELVVFIVAAIVIGVPIVTIFISYTLILSSILHISSTEGRSKAFRTCSSHIIVVSLFFGSGAFMYLKPPSLLPLDQGKVSSLFYTIVVPLLNPLIYSLRNKDVNIALRKTLRRKTFF; translated from the coding sequence ATGACAACCAAGAACTCTTCTGTGACAGAGTTTATTCTTTCAGGCTTAATGGACCAGCCGGGACTCCagatccctctcttcttcctgttCCTCTGCTTCTATGTGATCACTGTGGTGTGGAACCTGGGCTTGATTACTCTGATTGGACTGAATTCTCAcctgcacacacccatgtacttttttctctttaaccTCTCTTTAATAGATTTCTGTTACTCCACTACCATCACGCCCAAAATGCTGATGAGTTTCGTCTTAAAGAAGAACATCATCTTGCACGCAGGGTGTATGACTCAGCTCTTTTTCCTGTGCTTCTTCGTTATCTCTGAGTCCTTCATTCTGTCAGCAATGGCATATGATCGCTATGTTGCCATCTGTAAACCATTGGTGTACACTGTCATGATGTCTCCACAGGTCTGTTTTCTGCTTTTGTTAGGTGTCTATGTGATGGGGTGTTCGGGGGCCATGGCCCATACAGGAAGTATAGTGAGTCTGACTTTCTGCGCTGACAACCTTGTCAATCATTTCATGTGTGACATCTTTCCTGTCCTTGAGCTCTCCTGCAATAGCACCTATGTGAATGAGCTGGTGgtattcattgttgcagccattgtcatTGGAGTGCCCATTGTCACCATCTTCATCTCTTATACTCTAATACTGTCTAGCATTCTCCATATTAGCTCCACTGAAGGCAGGTCCAAAGCCTTTCGTACCTGCAGCTCCCACATAATTgtggtttctcttttctttgggtCTGGGGCTTTCATGTATCTCAAACCACCTTCCCTTTTGCCTCTTGACCAAGGGAAGGTGTCCTCTCTGTTCTATACCATTGTGGTGCCTCTGTTAAACCCATTAATCTATAGCTtgaggaacaaggatgtgaaCATTGCCCTGAGGAAAACcttaagaagaaaaacatttttttga